The following coding sequences are from one Plasmodium gaboni strain SY75 chromosome 10, whole genome shotgun sequence window:
- a CDS encoding putative RNA-binding protein (transcript variant 1; alternatively spliced) codes for MSSKEAHSESEEPVHKNDGSTLYVSNLSSKITTEKLQDIFEKYGSIEKCYVISNPITKESRNFGFVTFNNSEDAENAMNKANKMEIEGREINVEIAKRNEPHEPTPGEYKGVQNIIKRNGVRHDYYGRKYDRPYDRRRYDSRRVNPYGRDRMRNFGYRNNGYRNDRYGRRPRNDYRNYDRRSNDNKYYRRNDYYKRNARSSDNERGPSRDDSKRKKRYDRVRKSTSVSNSERRRYRNSPDRSPRYRRK; via the exons atgagTTCAAAAGAAGCACATAGTGAATCGGAAGAACCTGTTCATAAGAACGATG GTTCAACATTATATGTATCAAATTTAAGCTCAAAAATAACAACAGAGAAACTTCAAgatatttttgaaaaatatggaaGCATTGAAAAATGTTATGTTATAAGTAACCCTATAACcaa AGAATCAAGAAATTTTGGATTTGTCacttttaataattctgAAGATGCCGAAAATGCAATGAATAAAGCCAATAAAATGGAAATAGAAG GAAGAGAAATCAACGTAGAAATTGCCAAGAGAAATGAGCCACATGAACCAACGCCAGGAGAATATAAAGGAGTACAAA atataataaagagAAATGGAGTAAGACACGATTATTACGGAAGAAAATATGACAGACCTTATGATAGGAGGAGATATGATTCACGAAG GGTTAATCCTTATGGAAGGGATCGTATGAGAAATTTTGGTTATCGTAATAATGGTTATAGAAATGATAGATATGGAAGACGTCCACGTAATGATTATAGAAATTATGATAGAAGATCgaatgataataaatattatagaagaaatgattattataaaagaaacGCAAGAAGTAGTGATAATGAAAGGGGACCATCACGAGATGACagtaaaagaaaaaagagATATGATAGAGTAAGAAAATCAACAAGTGTATCAAATAGTGAGAGAAGACGTTATAGAAATTCGCCAGACAG aAGTCCACGTtatagaagaaaatga
- a CDS encoding putative RNA-binding protein (transcript variant 2; alternatively spliced) → MSSKEAHSESEEPVHKNDGSTLYVSNLSSKITTEKLQDIFEKYGSIEKCYVISNPITKESRNFGFVTFNNSEDAENAMNKANKMEIEGREINVEIAKRNEPHEPTPGEYKGVQIKRNGVRHDYYGRKYDRPYDRRRYDSRRVNPYGRDRMRNFGYRNNGYRNDRYGRRPRNDYRNYDRRSNDNKYYRRNDYYKRNARSSDNERGPSRDDSKRKKRYDRVRKSTSVSNSERRRYRNSPDRSPRYRRK, encoded by the exons atgagTTCAAAAGAAGCACATAGTGAATCGGAAGAACCTGTTCATAAGAACGATG GTTCAACATTATATGTATCAAATTTAAGCTCAAAAATAACAACAGAGAAACTTCAAgatatttttgaaaaatatggaaGCATTGAAAAATGTTATGTTATAAGTAACCCTATAACcaa AGAATCAAGAAATTTTGGATTTGTCacttttaataattctgAAGATGCCGAAAATGCAATGAATAAAGCCAATAAAATGGAAATAGAAG GAAGAGAAATCAACGTAGAAATTGCCAAGAGAAATGAGCCACATGAACCAACGCCAGGAGAATATAAAGGAGTACAAA taaagagAAATGGAGTAAGACACGATTATTACGGAAGAAAATATGACAGACCTTATGATAGGAGGAGATATGATTCACGAAG GGTTAATCCTTATGGAAGGGATCGTATGAGAAATTTTGGTTATCGTAATAATGGTTATAGAAATGATAGATATGGAAGACGTCCACGTAATGATTATAGAAATTATGATAGAAGATCgaatgataataaatattatagaagaaatgattattataaaagaaacGCAAGAAGTAGTGATAATGAAAGGGGACCATCACGAGATGACagtaaaagaaaaaagagATATGATAGAGTAAGAAAATCAACAAGTGTATCAAATAGTGAGAGAAGACGTTATAGAAATTCGCCAGACAG aAGTCCACGTtatagaagaaaatga
- a CDS encoding hypothetical protein (conserved Plasmodium protein, unknown function): protein MGNTIPFKNLEEKDTKKKDLIDEHKYLNIDNQKDVVNTMKQHISIKNNNSMEQNENNIKHELEKIKKENFYLFDDSLDSNNMKHPCHAQWFLFWVFASYLNEKFSDTEKEYVHNFYSNFPEQCIKGKGKNCFSDFLKIYPIRAGTREELMMWLQMCENYCRKKADLPVKVFNYGKLLRRWRYDDDYI, encoded by the exons ATGGGTAATACAATACCCTTTAAAAATCttgaagaaaaagatacaaaaaaaaaagatttaaTTGATGAGCATAAATATCTAAATATTGATAATCAAAAAGATGTAGTTAATACAATGAAACAGCATATAtcaattaaaaataataatagtatggagcaaaatgaaaataatataaaacatgaattagaaaaaataaaaaaagaaaacttttatttatttgatgATAGTTTAGACtcaaataatatgaaaCATCCTTGTCATGCTCAATGGTTTTTGTTCTGGGTTTTTGCatcatatttaaatgaaaaattttCAGACACTGAGAAGGAATAtgttcataatttttattctaACTTTCCTGAACAATGCATAAAAGGGAAAGGTAAAAACTGTTTTTCAGatttcttaaaaatatatccaattag AGCGGGGACGAGAGAAGAGTTAATGATGTGGTTGCAAATGTGTGAAAATTATTGTAGGAAAAAAGCAGACTTACCTGTAAAAGTTTTTAA TTATGGAAAGTTATTAAGAAGGTGGAGATATGATGATGATTATATTTAA
- a CDS encoding hypothetical protein (conserved Plasmodium protein, unknown function) produces MNMRKRSINYKCIYIVLFYFTIKLIIILGNNKNTNLKNIHTNNYQWKKKNDQKRSYKNKKYKLMHFIYYNNLYKKVDVNDREYKINDDLKNIILLFGRIAEPYYPKAVEQFNNFKEPYSKYIYTNNNSNYNYNYNNNDNINTIISSSNGTYNKWKFIFHDIKKMDKNMFHERVCQLKFKWPINKDENITEYDFYNYIIERCLYNINIMRSNIQKLKYLLTKLVGNNKNKENVFLSSLCKEVEKEYMTHQVDTKKNNNNNEHHINDDYNNNIVIIPKNNINNDTNDNKNDNNDNNNDNNNDNNNDNNNDNNDNNNDNNDNNDNSNNNNYNNNNNYNNNQCGKNFTTSTSQLSCDNKIKILEKLENFNLNSIFKQHNRSYSRLLVNEVFNKEYPSKKITDIFLNLIFQKNVEEFTYESFIRHLNILGRKIELINCDFNSNIYFDQFHFLMKSELKKNSLNAKKKTKKKYSSKSFKNKKENNNKSVYENKTHKKKKNSILINQPIITNNFESIKEQQYNQLEQNDNQSNIKMHKHIHDQNNINSNNILQTNINSNDKNLSINIKKKVISFFNYIVNTIKKGF; encoded by the coding sequence ATGAATATGAGGAAAAGAAGTATAAATTAcaaatgtatttatattgtactattttattttactataaaattaataataatattaggtaataataaaaacacgaatttaaaaaatatccatactaataattatcaatggaaaaagaaaaatgatCAAAAACgttcatataaaaataaaaaatataaattgatgcatttcatatattataataatcttTACAAAAAAGTAGACGTCAATGATCGcgaatataaaataaatgatgatttaaaaaatataattttattatttggTCGTATAGCAGAACCTTATTATCCGAAGGCAGTTGAacaatttaataattttaaagaaccttatagtaaatatatttatactaataataatagtaattACAATTACAAttacaataataatgataatattaatactATTATTAGTAGTAGCAATGGTACATACAATAAATGGAAATTCATTTTTCAcgatattaaaaaaatggataaaaatatgttcCATGAAAGAGTATGTCAACTTAAATTTAAATGGCctataaataaagatgaaaatattacagaatatgatttttataattacatTATTGAAAgatgtttatataatattaatattatgaGAAGTAACATACAAAAgttaaaatatttattaacCAAACTTGTGGGgaacaataaaaataaagaaaatgtCTTCTTGAGTAGCTTATGTAAAGAAGtagaaaaagaatatatgACTCATCAAGTGgatacaaaaaaaaataacaacaataatgaacatcatattaatgatgattataataataatattgttattattccaaagaataatataaacaatgACACTAATGATAacaaaaatgataataatgataataataatgataataataatgataataataatgataataataatgataataatgataataataatgataataatgataataatgacaatagtaataataataattataacaataacaataattataataataatcaatGTGGAAAAAATTTTACAACATCTACTTCTCAATTAAGTtgtgataataaaataaaaattttagaaaaattagaaaattTTAATCTAAATAGTATCTTTAAACAACATAATAGATCTTATAGTAGACTACTTGTAAATGAAGTGtttaataaagaatatccttctaaaaaaattacagatatttttttaaatctaatatttcaaaaaaatgTTGAAGAATTTACTTATGAATCCTTCATTAGGcatttaaatattcttGGTAGAAAAAtagaattaataaattgtgattttaattcaaatatatattttgatcAGTTTCATTTCCTTATGAAATCTGAACTAAAGAAAAATTCACTCAATgctaaaaaaaaaacaaaaaaaaaatattcatcCAAGTcattcaaaaataaaaaagaaaataacAACAAAAGTGTTTACGAAAATAAAActcataaaaaaaaaaaaaattcaataCTCATAAATCAACCtattattacaaataattttgaaTCAATAAAAGAACAACAATATAATCAACTAGAACAAAATGACAATCAatcaaatattaaaatgcATAAACATATACATGACCAAAACAACAtaaattcaaataatattttacaaactaatataaatagcaatgataaaaatttaagtatcaatattaaaaaaaaagttatttctttttttaattatatagtaaatactataaaaaaaggattctaa